One stretch of Pararhizobium qamdonense DNA includes these proteins:
- a CDS encoding multidrug effflux MFS transporter yields MSERRTSMLGALLATLGPISMSIYTPAMPELVKAFATTESMIKLTLSVYFGGFSVAQLIAGPMSDAFGRKRATVAFVGINLMGSLICAFAPTVDWLLAGRLIQGIGASVGITVARAIVRDQFTGAEASRIMNLIGIMLAIGPAMAPTIGGLALAAFGWQAIFFLLVGFGLIAIAAVLVFMRETTTPDPRRARPGPLLSAYGDLIRDSRFVAAAIVLGGSVGALYAQSTMLSFILIDKVGMTPTAFGIGMLMQSGCYFSGSVCLRLTAAKLGGEGSVRAGLALCATGGLLIILSVLFVAPSYLSVMLPVAFSSFGIAFLTPHMTTAALHSFPHIAGSASAMMGFIQMAGGFLGGLAAALLGTPLTAFGVIIPAMLFTSVASYAWFQHATRRQVLDTDRTQDE; encoded by the coding sequence ATGAGCGAACGGCGCACCAGCATGCTCGGTGCCTTGCTGGCGACCCTTGGGCCCATCTCCATGTCGATCTACACACCGGCCATGCCCGAACTGGTAAAGGCCTTCGCCACCACGGAATCGATGATCAAGCTGACGCTGTCGGTCTATTTCGGTGGCTTCTCGGTGGCGCAACTGATTGCCGGACCGATGTCGGATGCGTTTGGCCGCAAGCGGGCGACGGTCGCTTTCGTCGGCATCAATCTTATGGGCAGCCTCATCTGCGCGTTTGCGCCCACCGTCGATTGGCTGCTGGCCGGGCGGCTGATCCAGGGGATTGGCGCGTCCGTGGGGATCACCGTTGCACGCGCCATCGTGCGCGATCAATTTACCGGTGCCGAGGCGTCGCGGATCATGAACCTGATCGGCATCATGCTGGCCATCGGCCCGGCCATGGCGCCGACCATCGGCGGGCTGGCGCTCGCGGCCTTCGGCTGGCAGGCTATTTTCTTCCTGCTGGTTGGTTTCGGTCTGATCGCCATCGCCGCCGTCCTCGTCTTCATGCGCGAGACCACCACGCCGGATCCACGCCGCGCGCGGCCAGGGCCGCTTCTCTCGGCCTATGGCGACCTCATCCGCGATTCCCGTTTCGTCGCCGCTGCCATCGTGCTTGGCGGTTCGGTCGGCGCGCTCTATGCGCAGTCAACGATGCTGTCCTTCATCCTGATCGACAAAGTCGGCATGACGCCAACGGCTTTCGGGATCGGCATGCTGATGCAGAGCGGCTGCTATTTTTCAGGCTCGGTCTGTCTGAGGCTGACGGCTGCAAAACTTGGCGGCGAAGGATCGGTTCGCGCAGGGCTTGCCCTGTGTGCCACCGGCGGACTGCTGATCATATTGTCCGTGCTTTTCGTCGCGCCGAGCTATCTGTCGGTCATGCTGCCGGTTGCGTTTTCCAGCTTCGGCATCGCTTTTTTGACACCGCATATGACCACGGCGGCTTTGCATTCCTTCCCGCATATTGCCGGCTCCGCATCGGCGATGATGGGGTTCATCCAGATGGCCGGCGGCTTTCTCGGCGGCCTCGCGGCCGCCCTCCTCGGCACCCCCCTCACCGCCTTCGGTGTGATCATCCCGGCGATGCTGTTCACGTCGGTTGCCAGCTATGCCTGGTTTCAACATGCGACGCGGCGGCAGGTTCTGGATACGGACAGGACGCAGGACGAGTAA
- a CDS encoding ABC transporter permease: MSQIAFWGAVELGLVYAFVAIGVFLAFRVLDFPDLTVDGSFPLGAAVAAVLIIAGVNPWLASGVAMIAGAAAGIVTAILNVRFRILNLLASILTMIALFSVNLRVMGKPNVALINADTMLSPFFGLGLRDFYVRPLFIGLLVIVAVIAVWRFLESDAGLAMRATGANARMARAQGVDTSRQIYLGMALSNALVALGGALFAQTNGFADVTSGVGTIVVGLAAVIIGETLLGARGILIALIGCVLGSILYRIAIQLALSTDILGLQASDLNLVTAALVTVALVLPRLRRGGAA, encoded by the coding sequence GTGAGCCAAATTGCCTTCTGGGGAGCAGTCGAGCTTGGGCTCGTCTATGCCTTCGTCGCCATCGGTGTATTCCTTGCCTTCCGCGTGCTCGATTTTCCCGATCTGACCGTGGACGGCTCCTTTCCGCTCGGCGCCGCCGTTGCAGCCGTCCTGATCATCGCCGGCGTCAATCCCTGGCTGGCCTCGGGCGTTGCCATGATCGCTGGCGCGGCTGCAGGCATCGTCACCGCCATCCTCAACGTCCGCTTCCGCATTCTCAATCTGCTCGCTTCGATCCTGACGATGATTGCGCTGTTCTCCGTCAATCTACGGGTCATGGGCAAGCCGAATGTCGCGCTGATCAATGCCGACACGATGCTGTCTCCCTTTTTCGGCCTCGGTCTGCGGGACTTTTACGTGCGGCCTCTGTTCATTGGCCTTCTCGTCATCGTCGCCGTCATTGCCGTCTGGCGCTTCCTTGAAAGCGATGCCGGTCTTGCCATGCGGGCAACCGGCGCCAATGCGCGCATGGCAAGGGCGCAAGGGGTTGATACCAGCCGCCAGATCTATCTCGGCATGGCGCTCTCCAACGCGCTGGTTGCGCTTGGCGGCGCGCTGTTTGCCCAGACCAACGGCTTTGCCGATGTCACCTCGGGTGTCGGCACCATCGTCGTCGGCCTAGCGGCCGTCATCATCGGCGAAACGCTGCTGGGAGCGCGCGGCATCCTGATCGCGCTGATCGGCTGTGTGCTCGGCTCGATCCTCTATCGCATCGCCATCCAGCTGGCGCTCTCCACCGATATCCTGGGCCTGCAGGCCTCCGACCTCAATCTAGTCACCGCAGCGCTTGTCACGGTCGCCCTCGTCCTTCCCCGCCTGCGCCGCGGAGGTGCCGCATGA
- a CDS encoding type II toxin-antitoxin system RelE/ParE family toxin: MSGYLFYPPADAAQDRIWKDTVVQWGEAQAVSYIKGLYAHLQTLSQTKALWRRLPSALAVPADLKAQVFFSRYKRHYLFFRELPSGKIGVIVILHDRMDIPVRLHEDLMGLSGKLDDF, translated from the coding sequence ATGAGCGGATATCTTTTCTATCCTCCTGCCGACGCCGCGCAGGACCGCATCTGGAAAGACACTGTTGTTCAGTGGGGCGAAGCCCAAGCGGTGAGCTATATCAAAGGTCTCTATGCCCATCTGCAGACATTGTCTCAGACCAAGGCCCTGTGGCGCCGTTTGCCCAGTGCTCTCGCTGTGCCGGCCGATCTGAAAGCCCAGGTGTTCTTCAGCCGATACAAACGGCACTATCTGTTTTTTCGCGAACTCCCGAGCGGCAAGATAGGCGTGATAGTCATCCTGCATGACCGGATGGATATCCCCGTGCGGCTGCACGAGGATTTGATGGGTTTGTCAGGCAAGCTTGACGATTTTTAG
- a CDS encoding ABC transporter ATP-binding protein, with product MIKLDNIQVIFGKGTPLQKQALNGVSLTIEEGTFVTVIGSNGAGKSTVLGVLAGDVIPASGQVTIGNTDVTRKGTAARAGLVARVFQDPLAGSCGALSIEENLALAARRGESRGLTRALGPKRREHFRDRIAELNLGLENRMRDRMDLLSGGQRQAVSLVMATLAGSEVLLLDEHTAALDPGMAEFIMNLTQKIVSERKLTALMVTHSMRQALDFGHRTIMLHAGEVVLDVSGDSRKTLQVEDLIAMFRKIRGQTLDDDALLIG from the coding sequence ATGATCAAGCTCGACAATATCCAGGTGATCTTCGGCAAGGGAACGCCGCTGCAGAAGCAGGCGCTGAACGGCGTCAGCCTGACCATCGAGGAAGGCACCTTCGTGACCGTCATCGGCTCCAATGGTGCGGGCAAATCCACCGTGCTCGGGGTTCTCGCCGGTGACGTCATTCCGGCGTCGGGCCAGGTGACCATCGGCAATACAGACGTGACCCGCAAGGGCACGGCCGCCCGCGCCGGGCTCGTTGCCCGTGTCTTTCAGGATCCGCTGGCGGGAAGCTGCGGCGCCCTGTCGATCGAGGAAAACCTGGCGCTGGCCGCACGGCGCGGCGAAAGCCGGGGGCTGACACGGGCCCTTGGCCCCAAGCGCCGCGAACATTTCCGCGACCGCATCGCCGAGCTCAACCTTGGCCTTGAAAACCGCATGCGCGACCGGATGGACCTGCTCTCCGGCGGCCAGCGGCAGGCGGTTTCGCTGGTCATGGCGACGCTCGCCGGTTCCGAAGTCCTGCTGCTCGACGAGCATACCGCAGCGCTCGATCCCGGCATGGCCGAATTCATCATGAACCTCACCCAGAAGATCGTCTCCGAGCGCAAGCTGACGGCTTTAATGGTGACCCACTCGATGCGCCAGGCGCTCGATTTCGGTCACCGCACTATCATGTTGCATGCGGGCGAAGTGGTGCTCGACGTCTCCGGCGACAGCCGCAAGACGCTGCAGGTCGAAGATCTCATCGCCATGTTCCGCAAGATTCGCGGCCAGACGCTGGATGACGATGCGCTGCTGATCGGCTGA
- a CDS encoding M3 family metallopeptidase — translation MTSSPALNPAITDWNGPEGLPRFEAVSDSDFAASFEAALSGHETEIAAIANNPQPATFENTIVALETAGEALSRVSSLFWNRAGAHTNDTIQALERDISPKMSRHYSKIGMNAALFQRIDTLWETREALGLDLEQTRVLERHWKGFVKSGAKLPKPEQEQLAGINEKLAGLSTQFGQNVLADEKGWSLILSDGPELDGLPDFLKDAMASAARERGEDGKYAVTLSRSIIEPFLTFSERRDLREQAFKAWVARGENPGETDNRGVIRETLALRSDVAKLLGYGNFAEMKLDNTMAKTPAAVNGLLRAVWAKAVTRAREEEADIAGLIAEDGKNHDVMPWDWRFYSERIRAQKFNFSEAELKPYLQLEKIIEACFDVANRLFGILAIEKKGITAYHPDVRVFEIRDAQDKLVALFLGDYFARSSKRSGAWMSAFQSQHKLPLKNGKTGELPIIYNVCNFAKPAEGKPALLSLDDARTLFHEFGHALHGMLSDVTYPSVSGTSVSRDFVELPSQLYEHWLTVPAILRQYAVHVETGEPMPQALLDKVLAARTFNAGFNTVEFTSSAIVDMEFHTRGPIDDPMAVQAEILSELGIPKSLVMRHAAPHFQHIFAGGYSAGYYSYMWSEVLDADAFAAFEETGDAFNTAMAKKLKDHIYSVGGSIDPEDAYKAFRGKLPSPDAMLAKKGLAVTEELSGSDA, via the coding sequence ATGACATCGAGCCCCGCGCTGAACCCCGCCATCACCGACTGGAACGGCCCGGAGGGGCTGCCGCGCTTCGAAGCGGTCAGCGACAGCGATTTTGCAGCGTCCTTCGAGGCGGCCCTTTCCGGCCACGAAACCGAAATCGCTGCCATCGCCAACAATCCGCAACCTGCCACGTTTGAAAACACCATCGTCGCCCTTGAGACCGCAGGCGAAGCGCTGTCGCGGGTTTCCTCGCTGTTCTGGAACCGCGCCGGCGCCCACACCAACGATACGATCCAGGCGCTGGAACGGGATATTTCGCCGAAGATGTCGCGGCACTATTCCAAGATCGGCATGAATGCCGCGCTGTTTCAGCGCATCGACACGCTCTGGGAGACGCGTGAAGCGCTTGGGCTTGATCTTGAGCAGACACGGGTGCTGGAGCGCCACTGGAAGGGTTTTGTCAAATCCGGCGCCAAGCTGCCGAAGCCGGAACAGGAACAACTGGCGGGGATCAACGAAAAGCTCGCAGGTCTCAGCACCCAGTTCGGCCAGAACGTTCTGGCCGACGAGAAGGGGTGGTCGCTCATTCTGTCCGATGGCCCGGAACTTGACGGCCTTCCGGATTTCCTCAAGGACGCCATGGCTTCGGCGGCCCGCGAACGCGGCGAGGACGGCAAATATGCCGTGACCCTGTCGCGTTCGATCATCGAGCCCTTCCTGACTTTCTCTGAACGCCGTGATCTCCGCGAACAGGCCTTCAAGGCATGGGTTGCGCGCGGCGAAAATCCCGGCGAGACCGACAATCGCGGTGTCATCCGGGAAACGCTGGCACTGCGCAGCGACGTCGCCAAACTGCTGGGCTATGGCAATTTCGCCGAAATGAAGCTCGACAACACCATGGCCAAGACCCCGGCCGCGGTGAACGGCCTGCTGCGCGCGGTCTGGGCGAAAGCTGTGACGCGGGCCCGCGAGGAAGAGGCCGATATTGCCGGCCTGATCGCAGAAGACGGCAAAAATCACGACGTCATGCCCTGGGACTGGCGCTTTTATTCGGAACGCATCCGCGCGCAAAAATTCAACTTTTCCGAAGCAGAGCTAAAGCCCTATCTGCAGCTCGAAAAGATCATCGAGGCCTGCTTTGATGTGGCCAACCGGCTGTTCGGCATCCTCGCGATCGAAAAGAAGGGCATCACCGCCTATCACCCGGATGTGCGCGTCTTTGAAATCCGCGATGCCCAGGACAAGCTTGTCGCTCTCTTCCTCGGTGATTATTTTGCCCGTTCCTCGAAGCGCTCCGGCGCCTGGATGAGCGCGTTCCAGTCGCAGCACAAGCTGCCGCTGAAAAACGGGAAGACCGGCGAACTGCCGATCATCTACAATGTCTGCAACTTTGCCAAACCGGCGGAGGGAAAGCCGGCGCTGCTGTCGCTCGACGATGCCCGCACGCTCTTCCACGAATTCGGCCATGCCCTGCATGGCATGCTCTCGGATGTGACCTACCCGTCCGTCTCCGGCACCTCGGTGTCGCGCGACTTCGTCGAGTTGCCCTCGCAGCTCTACGAACACTGGCTGACGGTACCGGCGATCCTCAGGCAATATGCCGTGCATGTCGAGACCGGCGAACCGATGCCGCAGGCGCTGCTCGACAAGGTTCTGGCCGCCCGAACCTTCAATGCCGGGTTCAACACGGTGGAATTCACCTCGTCGGCGATCGTCGATATGGAATTCCACACCCGTGGTCCGATCGACGACCCGATGGCGGTTCAAGCGGAAATCCTCAGCGAACTCGGCATCCCGAAATCACTGGTCATGCGCCACGCCGCGCCACACTTCCAGCACATCTTCGCCGGCGGCTATTCGGCCGGCTATTATTCCTACATGTGGTCGGAAGTGCTCGATGCCGACGCCTTCGCCGCCTTCGAGGAAACCGGCGATGCCTTTAATACGGCCATGGCCAAAAAGCTGAAAGACCACATCTATTCCGTCGGCGGCTCGATCGACCCGGAAGATGCCTACAAGGCCTTTCGGGGCAAACTGCCTAGCCCGGATGCGATGCTGGCGAAAAAGGGGCTGGCGGTCACGGAGGAGCTGTCGGGCTCCGACGCCTGA
- a CDS encoding ribbon-helix-helix domain-containing protein yields the protein MASESIHVRVTGPLQDHVQQQIGQDGLYENASEYIRALIRRDLQSRTEAWDWLQKKLELGLRADESEFAAVSAEDVIRRNTSR from the coding sequence ATGGCGTCCGAAAGCATTCACGTCCGGGTCACAGGCCCCCTGCAGGATCATGTCCAGCAACAGATCGGCCAGGACGGCCTTTATGAAAATGCCAGCGAATATATCCGCGCGCTGATCCGCCGTGATCTGCAAAGCCGGACGGAGGCTTGGGACTGGCTGCAGAAAAAACTGGAGCTAGGATTGAGGGCCGACGAAAGCGAGTTTGCCGCTGTTTCGGCCGAAGACGTCATCCGGCGCAATACAAGCCGGTAG
- a CDS encoding LysE family translocator, producing the protein MTQTLLFGAFLAALLYVLIPGPAFLALLGIGAGQGRKAGAMFMGGHLAGDLLWSSLALVAIVGAKTIGSTVFDILGLFCGFYLAWIGWNALRAKPRGENQPLISVERPYRRGLIFGLTNPKGYPVALATFTALLAGSSNALDFHALPALLAVSFLGFLVADIILIGIIGASVVRRFYRRHELAIVRLSGVLFMGFAVQAIWHAAPGLLGLRKP; encoded by the coding sequence ATGACGCAGACCCTGCTTTTCGGCGCCTTCCTGGCCGCCCTCCTTTATGTCCTCATTCCCGGTCCGGCCTTTCTGGCGCTGCTTGGCATCGGTGCCGGACAGGGCCGCAAGGCGGGTGCAATGTTCATGGGCGGACATCTGGCCGGTGACCTGCTCTGGTCGTCGCTGGCGCTCGTCGCGATCGTCGGCGCCAAGACGATCGGCAGCACGGTGTTCGACATTCTCGGCCTCTTCTGCGGCTTCTATCTCGCCTGGATCGGCTGGAACGCGCTGCGGGCCAAACCGCGCGGCGAAAACCAGCCGCTGATCAGCGTCGAGCGGCCCTACCGGCGCGGCCTGATTTTCGGCCTGACCAATCCGAAGGGCTATCCGGTGGCGCTGGCGACCTTCACGGCGCTGCTTGCCGGTTCTTCCAATGCGCTGGATTTTCATGCGCTGCCGGCGCTGCTTGCCGTTTCCTTCCTCGGGTTTCTGGTTGCCGATATCATTCTGATCGGCATCATCGGCGCGTCTGTGGTGCGGCGTTTCTACCGCCGCCATGAACTGGCAATCGTGCGGCTCTCCGGCGTCCTGTTCATGGGCTTTGCCGTGCAGGCCATCTGGCATGCAGCACCCGGACTTTTAGGCCTGCGCAAGCCTTGA
- a CDS encoding LysE family translocator: MDFLPSLPTLLAFTAATLLLAATPGPDMTLSISRALSQGKAAAFFVVVGTSLGCVVHTLLVAFGISALITASPTAFMILKTGGAAYLFWLAVQAIRYGSTLTVKKVDDTGASALANISTGLWVNLLNPKVIIFFMTFLPQFVTAHDPAVTQKLLFLGFFFIVAAMPVNVLVILTADGLSGWLQRRKSVMRGIDYTFAGVFSIFAVKILFTQTR, from the coding sequence ATGGATTTCCTGCCGAGCCTGCCGACACTTCTGGCTTTCACCGCAGCGACGCTGCTGCTCGCGGCGACGCCGGGTCCGGATATGACGCTGTCGATCAGCCGGGCGCTGAGCCAGGGAAAGGCCGCCGCCTTTTTCGTTGTCGTCGGAACCAGCCTTGGCTGCGTCGTACACACGCTCCTGGTCGCCTTCGGGATCTCGGCGCTGATCACGGCTTCGCCGACAGCCTTCATGATCCTGAAGACAGGCGGTGCCGCCTATCTGTTCTGGCTGGCGGTGCAGGCGATCCGCTATGGATCGACGCTGACGGTCAAGAAGGTGGATGACACCGGTGCCTCGGCGCTGGCCAATATATCCACCGGGCTCTGGGTCAATCTGCTCAACCCGAAAGTCATCATCTTCTTTATGACCTTCCTGCCGCAGTTCGTCACCGCCCATGATCCGGCCGTAACGCAGAAGCTGCTGTTCCTCGGCTTTTTCTTCATCGTGGCGGCGATGCCGGTCAATGTGCTGGTCATCCTGACGGCCGATGGCCTGTCCGGCTGGCTGCAGCGCCGCAAAAGCGTCATGCGCGGCATCGACTACACGTTTGCCGGCGTCTTTTCGATCTTTGCGGTGAAAATCCTGTTCACGCAGACGCGCTGA
- a CDS encoding alkaline phosphatase D family protein, producing MVDIQDTLTRRSFLVSAGAAGFAATSVLATPFYSRGYGRPSFTHGVQSGDVDTKSGMIWTRADRPSRIAVEYSTTESFSSPVRLPSIDALPKSDYTVKCALDHLLPDQDIFYRFTATDLYDSNSVSEPVIGRFRTAPLRRRSVRFVWSGDTAGQGWGIDDIGMKTYSTMQLHEPDFFIHSGDTIYADNPIPDEIPLRDGTIWKNRIVTPEKREVARTLEEYRGQWKYNLLDDHVRALNATCPTFYQWDDHEVLNNWSPSTDLRDDPRYLDKDVSVYAARAMQAFQEMTPIRAFPAQPGRIFRKIPYGRLLDVFFVDLRSYREANQGGGNELFGWQQADWLKRELAASKATWKVIACDMPIGLVVWDDFANRQGSDAIANGDNGLPTGREKEFADILTFIRDNAIQNTVWLTADVHYTAAHHYDPSRAAFKDFLPFWEFVSGPLHSGTYGPKELDMTFGPQVRFMKAAGSGIDQNLPPSAGLQFFGLVDINGQTEQMTVRLMDRDDHELWQITLDPAGNSV from the coding sequence TTGGTCGATATTCAGGATACGCTGACCCGCCGCTCCTTCCTTGTGTCTGCAGGGGCTGCCGGGTTTGCCGCCACATCGGTTCTTGCCACGCCATTTTATTCACGAGGCTACGGCAGGCCGTCCTTCACGCATGGTGTCCAGTCCGGCGATGTCGATACGAAATCCGGGATGATCTGGACACGGGCCGACCGGCCCTCGCGCATAGCGGTCGAATATTCGACCACCGAGAGTTTCTCTTCGCCCGTCCGCCTGCCCTCGATCGATGCGCTGCCCAAAAGTGATTACACGGTGAAATGTGCGCTCGACCATCTCTTACCTGATCAGGACATCTTCTACCGCTTCACCGCGACCGATCTCTATGACAGCAACAGCGTTTCCGAACCGGTTATCGGCCGGTTCCGCACCGCGCCGCTGCGCCGCCGCTCGGTGCGTTTCGTCTGGTCGGGCGATACAGCAGGCCAGGGCTGGGGCATCGACGATATAGGCATGAAGACCTATTCGACCATGCAGCTGCACGAGCCGGATTTCTTCATTCATTCCGGCGATACGATCTATGCCGACAACCCGATCCCCGATGAAATTCCGCTCCGCGACGGCACCATCTGGAAAAACCGGATCGTCACCCCGGAAAAGCGCGAGGTGGCCCGCACGCTTGAGGAATATCGTGGCCAGTGGAAATACAATCTTCTCGACGATCACGTCCGCGCGCTGAACGCCACATGCCCGACCTTTTACCAATGGGACGATCATGAGGTTTTGAACAACTGGTCGCCGTCGACCGATCTGCGCGACGATCCCCGTTATCTGGACAAGGACGTCTCCGTCTATGCCGCCCGCGCCATGCAGGCCTTCCAGGAGATGACGCCGATCCGCGCCTTTCCGGCCCAGCCTGGCCGCATCTTCCGCAAGATCCCCTATGGCCGGCTGCTCGATGTCTTCTTCGTTGATCTGCGCTCCTATCGCGAAGCCAATCAGGGCGGCGGCAATGAGCTTTTCGGCTGGCAGCAGGCGGATTGGTTGAAGCGGGAGCTGGCGGCCTCGAAAGCCACCTGGAAGGTGATCGCTTGCGATATGCCGATCGGCCTTGTCGTCTGGGACGATTTTGCCAACAGGCAGGGCTCCGATGCGATCGCCAATGGCGACAACGGTCTGCCAACAGGCCGCGAAAAGGAATTTGCCGATATCCTCACCTTCATCCGTGACAATGCCATTCAGAATACCGTCTGGCTGACGGCGGATGTGCATTATACCGCCGCCCATCACTACGACCCCTCCCGTGCCGCCTTCAAGGACTTCCTGCCGTTCTGGGAATTCGTCTCCGGTCCACTGCACTCGGGCACCTATGGGCCCAAGGAACTGGACATGACCTTTGGTCCGCAGGTGCGCTTCATGAAGGCCGCCGGCAGCGGTATCGACCAGAATCTGCCGCCGTCTGCCGGCCTGCAATTCTTCGGCCTTGTCGATATTAACGGCCAGACGGAACAGATGACGGTCCGGCTGATGGATCGGGACGATCACGAGTTGTGGCAGATCACCCTCGATCCCGCCGGGAATTCGGTATGA
- a CDS encoding BA14K family protein: MRKLAVLFISAVTALTSFAPAQAFPSAPVKAATAQTDIVQVRDHRERRIIRNNHRRHGWDRNRHSNRWDRRHNNRHGYYRNDYRRHRNNNAGAIIGGLAAGAIIGGAIASQPRYSNGNSHTQSCYARYRSYRAYDNTYQPNYGPRRQCR, from the coding sequence ATGAGAAAACTTGCAGTACTCTTCATCTCCGCCGTCACAGCTTTGACCAGCTTTGCGCCTGCCCAGGCATTTCCGTCCGCGCCGGTAAAGGCTGCGACGGCTCAGACAGATATCGTGCAGGTGCGCGACCATCGTGAGCGCCGGATCATCCGCAACAATCACCGCCGCCACGGCTGGGACCGTAACCGTCATAGCAACCGCTGGGACCGCCGCCACAACAACCGTCACGGCTACTACCGCAACGACTATCGCCGTCACCGGAATAACAATGCCGGTGCCATTATCGGTGGCCTGGCCGCTGGTGCCATCATCGGCGGTGCCATCGCATCGCAGCCGCGCTATTCGAATGGCAACTCGCACACCCAGTCCTGCTATGCACGTTACCGCTCGTACCGCGCTTACGACAATACCTACCAGCCAAATTACGGCCCGCGCCGTCAGTGCAGGTAA
- a CDS encoding argininosuccinate synthase, translating to MAKQVKKVVLAYSGGLDTSIILKWLQTELGAEVVTFTADLGQGEELEPARKKAEMMGIKDIYIRDVREEFVKDFVFPMFRANAVYEGVYLLGTSIARPLISKHLIDIARETGADAIAHGATGKGNDQVRFELSAYALNPDIKIIAPWRDWSFKSRTDLLAFAEQHQIPVAKDKMGEAPFSVDANLLHSSSEGKVLEDPAVEAPNYVYMRTISPEEAPDVATTVKIGFRKGDAVSIDGKEMSPASILTALNALGRDNGIGRLDLVENRFVGMKSRGVYETPGGTILLTAHRAIESITLDRGAAHLKDDIMPRYAELIYYGFWFSPEREMLQALIDKSQDHVEGEVTLKLYKGNVMVTGRESNKSLYSDKLVTFEDDQGAYDQKDAAGFIKLNALRLRTLAARNRDK from the coding sequence ATGGCAAAGCAAGTGAAAAAGGTCGTTCTCGCCTATTCCGGCGGTCTCGACACCTCGATCATCCTGAAATGGCTGCAGACCGAACTCGGCGCTGAAGTCGTCACCTTCACCGCCGACCTCGGCCAGGGCGAAGAGCTGGAGCCGGCCCGCAAGAAGGCTGAGATGATGGGCATCAAGGATATCTATATCCGCGATGTGCGCGAGGAATTCGTGAAGGATTTCGTCTTCCCGATGTTCCGCGCCAATGCCGTCTATGAAGGCGTCTATCTGCTCGGCACCTCGATCGCCCGTCCACTGATTTCCAAGCACCTGATCGATATCGCCCGCGAAACCGGCGCCGATGCGATTGCGCATGGTGCGACCGGCAAGGGTAATGACCAGGTCCGTTTCGAGCTTTCGGCCTATGCGCTGAACCCTGACATCAAGATCATCGCCCCCTGGCGCGACTGGTCGTTCAAGAGCCGCACCGACCTGCTCGCCTTTGCCGAACAGCATCAGATCCCGGTTGCCAAGGACAAGATGGGCGAGGCGCCGTTCTCCGTCGATGCCAACCTGTTGCACTCCTCCTCCGAAGGCAAGGTTCTCGAGGACCCGGCCGTCGAAGCGCCGAACTACGTTTACATGCGCACGATTTCGCCGGAAGAAGCGCCGGATGTGGCGACCACCGTCAAGATCGGCTTCCGCAAGGGTGATGCCGTTTCGATCGATGGCAAGGAAATGAGCCCCGCCTCGATCCTGACCGCACTCAACGCGCTCGGCCGCGACAACGGCATCGGCCGCCTCGATCTCGTCGAAAACCGCTTCGTCGGCATGAAGTCGCGCGGCGTCTACGAGACCCCCGGCGGCACGATCCTGCTCACGGCCCACCGCGCCATCGAATCGATCACGCTCGACCGGGGTGCGGCCCACCTCAAGGACGACATCATGCCGCGCTATGCCGAGCTGATCTATTACGGCTTCTGGTTCTCGCCCGAACGCGAAATGCTGCAGGCACTGATCGACAAGAGCCAGGATCATGTCGAGGGCGAAGTGACGCTGAAGCTCTACAAGGGCAATGTCATGGTCACCGGCCGCGAAAGCAACAAGTCGCTCTATTCCGACAAGCTGGTCACCTTCGAGGACGACCAGGGCGCCTACGACCAGAAGGACGCCGCCGGCTTCATCAAGCTCAACGCACTGCGCCTGCGCACACTGGCCGCCCGCAACCGCGACAAGTAA
- a CDS encoding MarR family winged helix-turn-helix transcriptional regulator produces MPVRLETDTIGMLLTDVSRLLRGAFDRCITASALGVTPGEARALIQVAATEGIKQADIAVRMGIEPMTLSTYLDRLEALGLVERVPDPGDRRAKNVVVTDAADPLLLALRSEVRTLMDQVTSGLGAQGREALRASLKGLRENLHQLDRCVSSDKKSIGE; encoded by the coding sequence ATGCCGGTCAGATTGGAAACCGATACGATCGGCATGTTGCTCACCGATGTGTCCCGGCTTTTGCGCGGCGCTTTCGATCGCTGCATCACGGCATCGGCTCTTGGCGTGACGCCGGGCGAGGCGAGGGCGCTGATCCAGGTGGCGGCGACCGAAGGCATCAAGCAGGCCGACATTGCGGTGCGGATGGGCATCGAACCGATGACGCTCTCCACCTATCTCGATCGTCTGGAAGCGCTCGGGCTGGTGGAGCGGGTGCCGGATCCCGGTGATCGCCGGGCAAAGAATGTCGTCGTCACCGATGCGGCGGATCCCTTGCTTCTCGCTCTTCGCAGCGAGGTCCGCACCCTGATGGACCAGGTCACGTCGGGGCTCGGTGCGCAGGGCCGCGAAGCGTTGCGCGCGAGCCTCAAGGGCCTGCGCGAAAACTTGCACCAGCTCGACCGCTGCGTCTCCTCCGACAAGAAAAGTATCGGCGAATGA